In Cicer arietinum cultivar CDC Frontier isolate Library 1 chromosome 7, Cicar.CDCFrontier_v2.0, whole genome shotgun sequence, a single window of DNA contains:
- the LOC101498804 gene encoding uncharacterized protein C630.12 isoform X2, translated as MKQQELTILLCLIWALTLLYGEMFAYWLPSLFTCSWPHLLHSSSSMVQTKSENYQTDYVKVAVIADPQLMDKTSLHLPEKSLALEIAKFYTDLNMRRSFFSSILPFKPDVVLFLGDYFDGGPFLSDEEWKESLYRFKHIFGLDAQRKYTDKQVYYIPGNHDIGYESLHYAKPEVIRRYEETFGIRNYRFAVGKVDFIAVDAQTLDGHTQKHLTSQTWEFVKNVSVDEVVRPRVLLTHIPLYRPDGTYCGPDRSSPIINQRIRHTVQTSNIMYQNYVFEKSSKYLLDTIKPKLILSGHDHDQCTITRQSKSGTVKEHTLGTISWQQGNLYPSFMLLSVDNSTLPNASIPEEALLTHLCYLPKQLHIYIWYIVLFVFTLLALLFWPTSSTSFWHQFWNLVGHFKQLIASMLSRNETKEKDEDANYEYEMMWDAEGSMHLVKKPLKASAVNSNKRSLGERGNVVMRPTARKSTGQETDFSVDMDMASSTGLDPLARIPLRTGKSKTTIIIQRLLRTLRMLTVIAAVNVPLYMMLLFKDWIDK; from the exons ATGAAGCAACAGGAGTTGACTATTTTGCTATGCCTCATATGGGCACTAACCCTTCTCTATGGTGAAATGTTCGCTTACTGGCTTCCATCTCTCTTCACTTGTTCATGGCCCCATCTTCTCCACTCTTCTTCTTCAATG GTTCAAACAAAAAGTGAAAATTACCAAACTGATTATGTAAAAGTTGCTGTTATTGCAGATCCACAG CTCATGGATAAAACTTCTCTCCATCTACCTGAGAAATCTCTTGCACTGGAGATTGCAAAATTCTACACTGATTTAAACATGCGCAGATCATTCTTTTCATCTATCCTGCCTTTCAAACCTGATGTCGTATTGTTTTTAGGCGATTACTTTGATGGAGGTCCTTTTTTATCGGATGAAGA GTGGAAGGAGTCTTTATATCGCTTTAAACATATATTTGGTTTGGATGCACAAAGAAAATACACAGACAAACAAGTTTACTATATTCCTGGAAACCATGATATTGGTTATGAAAGTCTTCATTATGCAAAACCAGAG GTTATCAGACGCTATGAGGAAACATTCGGGATTAGAAACTACAGATTTGCAGTCGGAAAAGTGGATTTTATTGCTGTCGACGCACAAACTCTTGATG GACACACACAAAAGCATCTGACTTCTCAAACTTGGGAGTTTGTAAAGAATGTCTCTGTAG ATGAGGTAGTTCGTCCAAGAGTCTTATTAACACACATTCCTTTATATCGACCGGATGGCACTTACTGTGGCCCTGATCGTAGTTCCCCAATTATCAATCAG AGGATACGTCACACTGTCCAGACTAGTAATATCAT GTATCAGAATTATGTTTTTGAGAAGTCATCAAAGTATTTACTAGATACTATCAAACCT AAGCTTATTTTATCTGGTCATGATCATGATCAGTGCACCATCACTCGTCAATCTAAATCTGGGACTGTAAAGGAG CACACTCTAGGTACTATAAGTTGGCAACAAGGAAATTTGTATCCTTCTTTCATGCTGTTATCAGTTGATAACTCAACCCTTCCAAATGCTTCCATTCCAGAAGAGGCTTTGTTGACTCATTTATGTTACCTTCCAAAGCAATTACACATTTATATATG GTATATTGTGCTATTTGTTTTTACCCTTCTTGCCCTCCTATTTTGGCCAACAAGCAGCACAAGTTTTTGGCATCAGTTTTGGAACTTGGTGGGCCATTTTAAACAACTCATAGCTTCCATGTTATCTAGAAACGAAACAAAAGAGAAGGATGAGGATGCTAACTATGAATATGAGATGATGTGGGATGCAGAAGGCTCAATGCATCTTGTAAAGAAACCATTGAAGGCATCTGCTGTAAATTCAAATAAGCGAAGCTTAGGCGAAAG GGGTAATGTTGTAATGCGACCAACTGCTAGAAAAAGTACTGGTCAAGAAACAGATTTCTCTGTGGATATGGATATGGCTTCAAGCACTGGACTTGATCCTCTAGCAAGAATACCTCTCAGAACAGGCAAATCAAAGACAACAATTATAATCCAAAGATTACTACGCACACTGCGAATGCTGACTGTTATTGCAGCAGTCAATGTTCCTCTTTACATGATGTTGCTATTCAAGGATTGGATTGACAAATAA
- the LOC101498804 gene encoding uncharacterized protein C630.12 isoform X1, giving the protein MKQQELTILLCLIWALTLLYGEMFAYWLPSLFTCSWPHLLHSSSSMQVQTKSENYQTDYVKVAVIADPQLMDKTSLHLPEKSLALEIAKFYTDLNMRRSFFSSILPFKPDVVLFLGDYFDGGPFLSDEEWKESLYRFKHIFGLDAQRKYTDKQVYYIPGNHDIGYESLHYAKPEVIRRYEETFGIRNYRFAVGKVDFIAVDAQTLDGHTQKHLTSQTWEFVKNVSVDEVVRPRVLLTHIPLYRPDGTYCGPDRSSPIINQRIRHTVQTSNIMYQNYVFEKSSKYLLDTIKPKLILSGHDHDQCTITRQSKSGTVKEHTLGTISWQQGNLYPSFMLLSVDNSTLPNASIPEEALLTHLCYLPKQLHIYIWYIVLFVFTLLALLFWPTSSTSFWHQFWNLVGHFKQLIASMLSRNETKEKDEDANYEYEMMWDAEGSMHLVKKPLKASAVNSNKRSLGERGNVVMRPTARKSTGQETDFSVDMDMASSTGLDPLARIPLRTGKSKTTIIIQRLLRTLRMLTVIAAVNVPLYMMLLFKDWIDK; this is encoded by the exons ATGAAGCAACAGGAGTTGACTATTTTGCTATGCCTCATATGGGCACTAACCCTTCTCTATGGTGAAATGTTCGCTTACTGGCTTCCATCTCTCTTCACTTGTTCATGGCCCCATCTTCTCCACTCTTCTTCTTCAATG CAGGTTCAAACAAAAAGTGAAAATTACCAAACTGATTATGTAAAAGTTGCTGTTATTGCAGATCCACAG CTCATGGATAAAACTTCTCTCCATCTACCTGAGAAATCTCTTGCACTGGAGATTGCAAAATTCTACACTGATTTAAACATGCGCAGATCATTCTTTTCATCTATCCTGCCTTTCAAACCTGATGTCGTATTGTTTTTAGGCGATTACTTTGATGGAGGTCCTTTTTTATCGGATGAAGA GTGGAAGGAGTCTTTATATCGCTTTAAACATATATTTGGTTTGGATGCACAAAGAAAATACACAGACAAACAAGTTTACTATATTCCTGGAAACCATGATATTGGTTATGAAAGTCTTCATTATGCAAAACCAGAG GTTATCAGACGCTATGAGGAAACATTCGGGATTAGAAACTACAGATTTGCAGTCGGAAAAGTGGATTTTATTGCTGTCGACGCACAAACTCTTGATG GACACACACAAAAGCATCTGACTTCTCAAACTTGGGAGTTTGTAAAGAATGTCTCTGTAG ATGAGGTAGTTCGTCCAAGAGTCTTATTAACACACATTCCTTTATATCGACCGGATGGCACTTACTGTGGCCCTGATCGTAGTTCCCCAATTATCAATCAG AGGATACGTCACACTGTCCAGACTAGTAATATCAT GTATCAGAATTATGTTTTTGAGAAGTCATCAAAGTATTTACTAGATACTATCAAACCT AAGCTTATTTTATCTGGTCATGATCATGATCAGTGCACCATCACTCGTCAATCTAAATCTGGGACTGTAAAGGAG CACACTCTAGGTACTATAAGTTGGCAACAAGGAAATTTGTATCCTTCTTTCATGCTGTTATCAGTTGATAACTCAACCCTTCCAAATGCTTCCATTCCAGAAGAGGCTTTGTTGACTCATTTATGTTACCTTCCAAAGCAATTACACATTTATATATG GTATATTGTGCTATTTGTTTTTACCCTTCTTGCCCTCCTATTTTGGCCAACAAGCAGCACAAGTTTTTGGCATCAGTTTTGGAACTTGGTGGGCCATTTTAAACAACTCATAGCTTCCATGTTATCTAGAAACGAAACAAAAGAGAAGGATGAGGATGCTAACTATGAATATGAGATGATGTGGGATGCAGAAGGCTCAATGCATCTTGTAAAGAAACCATTGAAGGCATCTGCTGTAAATTCAAATAAGCGAAGCTTAGGCGAAAG GGGTAATGTTGTAATGCGACCAACTGCTAGAAAAAGTACTGGTCAAGAAACAGATTTCTCTGTGGATATGGATATGGCTTCAAGCACTGGACTTGATCCTCTAGCAAGAATACCTCTCAGAACAGGCAAATCAAAGACAACAATTATAATCCAAAGATTACTACGCACACTGCGAATGCTGACTGTTATTGCAGCAGTCAATGTTCCTCTTTACATGATGTTGCTATTCAAGGATTGGATTGACAAATAA
- the LOC101498128 gene encoding probable splicing factor 3A subunit 1: MLGSLPILPLPAPPTDGNLGPLPESQLTKEEEDERNAKLSAEESAAPTTTVATHTRTIGIIHPPPDIRTIVDKTSQFVAKNGPEFEKRIIANNTGNVKFNFLNSSDPYHAYYQHRLAEFRAQNQSSTQQPGDSALLESATPAPASDSNDVANAEKPDISAQFKPVRKVLDPPEAEQYTVRLPEGITGEELDIIKLTAQFVARNGKSFLTGLTSREINNPQFHFLKPTHSMFTFFTSLADAYSKVLMPPKGLTEKLKKSVPDMTTVLERCVNRLEWERSQEQARQKAEDEIEQERIQMAMIDWHDFVVVESIDFADDEDEELPPPMTLEEVIRRSKMTPMEEDIVEPGKEVEMEMDEEEAQLVEEGMRAASLEDNDEGKKSEVRVTEDPDPPMRIVKNWKRPEDRVPADRDSTKFVVSPITGELIPISEMSEHMRISLIDPKYKEQKERMFAKIRETTLAQDDEISRNIVGLARTRPDIFGTTEEEVSNAVKAEIEKKNDEQPKQVIWDGHSGSIGRTANQAMSQNMGGEDQNDASNNEFKNLPGPAAPPPRPGMPSIRPLPPPPGLALNLPRVPMNTMQYSAPNNSGLPMPPPRPPGMHMMPSVRPAPPPPMQMSSGQHSMMAGQPPPMHPSMHHMNNQGVPIPPPPGSQFTPVPRSYAPLPGPPSGMPMMHPPPLPQGVPPPPPPEEAPPPLPEEPEPKRQKHDDSALIPEDKFLAQHPGPARISISVPNVEEGNLKGQVLEITVQSLSETVGSLKEKIAGEIQLPANKQKLSGKPGFLKDNMSLAHYNVSGGETLSLTLRERGGRKR; encoded by the exons ATGCTAGGTTCATTACCTATACTACCTCTACCAGCTCCTCCTACTGATGGAAATCTCGGTCCTCTCCCTGAGTCTCAACTCACTAAAGAAGAGGAGGACGAGAGGAATGCGAAATTGTCCGCCGAGGAATCGGCCGCACCGACAACAACGGTTGCCACACATACTAGAACTATTGGAATAATTCATCCCCCTCCAGACATTAGAACCATTGTTGATAAAACCTCTCAGTTCGTCGCTAAAAATGGTCCGGAGTTTGAAAAGAGGATTATTGCAAATAATACAGGCAATGTtaagttcaattttttaaattcctCGGATCCATATCATGCTTATTATCAGCACAGGTTGGCTGAATTTCGCGCTCAGAATCAATCTTCAACTCAACAACCTGGTGATTCGGCTTTGTTGGAATCGGCTACACCTGCGCCGGCGTCTGATAGTAATGATGTAGCAAATGCAGAGAAGCCTGATATTTCTGCACAGTTTAAACCAGTAAGGAAAGTACTTGATCCCCCTGAGGCTGAGCAGTATACGGTTAGGCTTCCTGAAGGAATTACAGGGGAGGAGTTGGATATAATAAAGCTTACGGCACAATTTGTTGCGAGAAATGGGAAATCTTTTTTGACTGGATTGACAAGTAGGGAAATTAATAATCCCCAATTTCATTTCTTGAAACCAACCCACAGCATGTTTACATTTTTCACTTCCCTTGCGGATGCGTATTCAAAGGTTTTGATGCCTCCGAAAGGTTTGACAGAGAAGTTGAAGAAGAGTGTCCCTGACATGACTACTGTGCTTGAAAGGTGTGTCAATAGGCTTGAATGGGAGCGTTCGCAAGAGCAAGCTAGGCAAAAGGCTGAGGATGAGATAGAGCAAGAAAGAATACAAATGGCTATGATTGATTGGCATGATTTTGTGGTGGTTGAATCCATAGATTTTGCTGACGATGAGGACGAAGAATTACCTCCTCCAATGACTCTTGAGGAGGTTATAAGGAGAAGCAAGATGACACCCATGGAAGAAGATATTGTTGAGCCAGGAAAGGAAGTAGAAATGGAAATGGACGAGGAAGAGGCCCAGCTTGTTGAAGAGGGAATGAGAGCTGCTAGTTTGGAAGACAACGATGAAGGGAAGAAGAGCGAAGTTAGGGTTACCGAAGACCCCGACCCACcaatgaggattgtgaagaacTGGAAGAGACCAGAGGATAGGGTTCCTGCAGATAGAGATTCAACCAAGTTTGTTGTTTCTCCTATTACTGGTGAACTGATTCCTATTAGTGAAATGTCAGAACATATGCGTATTTCTCTCATTGATCCCAAGTACAAAGAACAAAAAGAAAGGATGTTTGCTAAAATTCGTGAAACGACACTGGCACAGGATGATGAAATCTCAAGAAACATTGTTGGACTTGCTCGGACCCGTCCTGATATATTTGGTACTACAGAGGAAGAGGTCTCCAATGCTGTCAAGgctgaaattgagaagaaaaatgatgagCAACCTAAGCAGGTTATATGGGATGGTCACAGTGGTAGTATTGGCCGTACTGCAAACCAAGCCATGTCACAAAATATGGGCGGTGAGGATCAAAATGATGCTTCTAATAATGAATTCAAAAACCTTCCTGGTCCTGCTGCACCACCTCCAAGACCTGGTATGCCTTCAATTCGTCCTCTTCCACCACCACCTGGACTAGCTTTGAATCTACCTCGTGTTCCTATGAATACCATGCAGTATTCTGCTCCTAACAACAGTGGCCTTCCGATGCCTCCACCAAGACCACCAGGCATGCACATGATGCCATCTGTTCGGCCAGCGCCCCCTCCTCCAATGCAAATGTCCTCTGGACAGCATTCAATGATGGCTGGTCAACCACCTCCAATGCATCCATCAATGCATCATATGAATAACCAAGGAGTTCCCATTCCTCCACCTCCTGGATCTCAGTTCACTCCTGTTCCACGATCTTATGCTCCTCTCCCTGGTCCACCATCAGGGATGCCTATGATGCATCCACCGCCTTTGCCTCAAGGAGTACCACCGCCGCCACCACCTGAGGAAGCTCCTCCACCGCTTCCAGAGGAACCAGAACCAAAGAGGCAGAAGCACGATGATTCTGCTCTGATCCCTGAGGATAAATTTCTGGCCCAACATCCG GGACCTGCTCGCATAAGTATATCTGTTCCTAATGTTGAGGAAGGAAATCTCAAAGGACAAGTTCTGGAAATCACAGTGCAATCTCTGTCTGAAACTGTTGGCAGCCTGAAGGAAAAAATTGCTGGGGAGATCCAGCTCCCTGCTAACAAGCAGAAATTGAGTGGAAAGCCAGGCTTTCTCAAGGACAATATGTCACTTGCACATTACAATGTTAGTGGAGGAGAAACACTCTCCCTAACCTTGAGAGAACGCGGTGGTAGAAAGAGATGA
- the LOC101497474 gene encoding protein STRUBBELIG-RECEPTOR FAMILY 6, which yields MSVDPLLMLIFISTCALVINGDTDPNDAAALTLLFQSLNSPAQLNWPANGNDPCGQSWKGITCSGNRITEIKLPGLGLSGTLGYQLSLSALTTLDLSNNNIGSNIPYSLPQNLQHLNLANNNLNGGIPYSLSDITSLISMNLGHNQLQQGLTLNFQKLTSLSTLDLSFNSLTGDLPQTMNSLSSITTMYLQNNQLTGTINVLADLPLESLNVENNHFTGWIPEQLKNINIQKDGNSWSSGPAPPPPPGTPPITKKSNTHKSGGHSTSPASGTSDESKKSGIGGGAIAGIVISILVVGAIIAFFLVKRRPKKSFRDVEKLDNQPLAPLTSNEVHEMNSTQTSSVIDFKTFDDTSAATISLKPPPSDLHKSFDEDEFPKKPIVVKKTVTAPANLKAYSIADLQIATGSFSVDQLLGEGSFGRVYRAQFDDGKVLAVKKIDSSVLPNNLSEDFVEIVSNLSRFHHPNVTELVGYCSEHGQHLLVYEFHKSGSLHDFLHLPDEYTKPLIWNSRVKIALGIARALEYLHEVCSPSVVHKDIKSANILLDVDFNPHLSDSGLASYIPNANQVLNNNAGSGYDAPEVGLSGQYTFKSDVYSFGVVMLELLSGRKPFDSSRSRFEQSLVRWATPQLHDIDALAKMVDPALEGLYPVKSLSRFADVIALCVQPEPEFRPPMSEVVQALVRLVQRTNMSKRTFGTDQGGSNRGDDQETQDM from the exons ATGTCGGTGGATCCATTGCTGATGCTGATTTTCATCAGCACCTGCGCTCTTGTCATCAATGGTGACACAGATCCAAATGATG CCGCTGCTTTAACACTTTTGTTTCAAAGTCTGAACTCACCAGCCCAGCTAAATTGGCCTGCCAATGGTAATGATCCTTGTGGACAGTCTTGGAAAGGCATCACTTGCTCAGGCAACCGAATCACAGAAAT TAAGTTACCTGGTCTTGGACTAAGCGGAACTTTAGGTTACCAGCTATCCTTGTCAGCTTTGACAACCCT AGACTTGAGTAACAACAATATTGGTAGCAACATCCCGTACTCGCTTCCTCAAAATTTGCAGCACTT AAATCTTGCTAATAATAACCTCAATGGGGGGATACCTTACTCTCTTTCTGATATTACTTCTCTTATAAGCAT GAATCTCGGTCACAATCAGCTCCAACAAGGACTGACTCTCAACTTTCAAAAGCTAACTTCCCTTTCTACATT GGATCTCTCTTTCAATTCTTTAACAGGAGACCTCCCTCAAACTATGAACTCACTTTCAAGCATAACCACCAT GTATCTACAAAACAACCAACTTACAGGAACCATTAATGTCCTTGCTGATCTGCCCCTTGAATCATT GAATGTGGAAAACAATCACTTTACAGGCTGGATACCAGAACAATTGAAAAACATAAACATACA AAAGGATGGTAATTCGTGGAGCTCTGGACCGGCACCCCCACCTCCTCCTGGTACACctccaataacaaaaaaaagCAATACGCACAAGTCCGGTGGACATAGTACCTCGCCGGCTTCTGGCACAAGTGATGAAAGCAAAAAATCCGGTATAGGAGGTGGTGCCATTGCTGGAATAGTGATCTCCATCTTAGTTGTTGGGGCAATAATAGCATTCTTTCTGGTGAAGAGAAGACCCAAGAAGTCATTTAGAGATGTTGAAAAGCTAGACAATCAGCCCTTGGCTCCTCTTACTTCAAATGAAGTGCATG AAATGAATTCAACGCAAACTTCTTCCGTAATTGACTTTAAGACATTTGATGATACTTCTGCGGCCACAATAAGTCTCAAACCCCCTCCTTCTGATCTTCATAAATCATTTGATGAAGATGAGTTTCCAAAGAAGCCAATTGTTGTCAAGAAGACTGTGACAGCTCCTGCAAATCTGAAAGCATATTCTATAGCTGACCTACAGATTGCTACTGGAAGCTTCAGTGTCGATCAACTTCTTGGTGAGGGGTCTTTTGGACGTGTATACCGTGCTCAATTTGATGATGGGAAG GTTCTTGCTGTGAAGAAGATAGATTCATCTGTCCTTCCTAACAATTTGTCCGAGGATTTTGTGGAAATAGTTTCAAACCTCTCCCGTTTTCATCATCCCAATGTGACGGAGCTTGTAGGTTATTGTTCAGAGCACGGACAGCACCTCTTAGTCTATGAGTTTCACAAAAGTGGATCACTGCACGACTTCCTTCACCTCCCTGATGAGTACACTAAACCATTGATATGGAATTCACGTGTCAAGATTGCATTGGGGATCGCACGTGCTTTAGA GTACCTACATGAAGTTTGTTCGCCATCAGTTGTTCACAAGGACATTAAGTCAGCCAATATATTGCTTGATGTTGATTTTAATCCTCATCTTTCAGACAGTGGATTGGCCAGCTATATTCCAAATGCCAACCag GTATTGAACAACAATGCTGGATCTGGATACGATGCTCCGGAAGTTGGATTGTCGGGTCAATATACTTTCAAGAGTGATGTCTACAGCTTTGGAGTTGTCATGTTGGAACTACTAAGTGGACGGAAACCATTTGATAG CTCAAGGTCAAGGTTTGAGCAGTCATTGGTTCGATGGGCGACGCCTCAACTCCATGACATTGATGCATTGGCTAAAATGGTTGATCCTGCACTAGAAGGACTATACCCTGTCAAGTCTCTTTCTCGATTCGCCGACGTTATTGCCCTTTGTGTTCAG CCGGAACCTGAGTTCCGACCACCTATGTCAGAAGTGGTTCAAGCATTGGTTCGGTTAGTGCAGCGAACCAACATGAGCAAACGAACATTTGGAACTGATCAAGGAGGATCCAACCGAGGTGATGATCAAGAAACTCAAGACATGTAA
- the LOC101497140 gene encoding 26S proteasome regulatory subunit 7, producing MAIEHEDELKDEKNPRPLDEDDIALLKTYGLGPYSTSIKKVEKEIKDMAKKVNDLCGIKESDTGLAAPSQWDLVSDKQMMQEEQPLQVARCTKIINPNSEDAKYVINVKQIAKFVVGLGDKVSPTDIEEGMRVGVDRNKYQIQIPLPPKIDPSVTMMTVEEKPDVTYNDVGGCKEQIEKMREVVELPMLHPEKFVKLGIDPPKGVLCYGPPGTGKTLLARAVANRTDACFIRVIGSELVQKYVGEGARMVRELFQMARSKKACIVFFDEVDAIGGARFDDGVGGDNEVQRTMLEIVNQLDGFDARGNIKVLMATNRPDTLDPALLRPGRLDRKVEFGLPDLESRTQIFKIHTRTMNCERDIRFELLARLCPNSTGADIRSVCTEAGMYAIRARRKTVTEKDFLDAVNKVIKGYQKFSATPKYMVYN from the exons ATGGCGATCGAACATGAAGATGAACTCAAGGACGAGAAGAACCCTCGCCCTCTCGACGAGGATGATATCGCTCTTCTCAAAACCTAC GGTTTGGGACCTTATTCCACAAGCATAAAAAAAGTGGAGAAGGAAATCAAAGATATGGCAAAGAAAGTGAATGATTTATGTG GTATCAAGGAGTCTGATACTGGTTTAGCTGCACCAAGCCAATGGGATCTTGTTTCTGATAAGCAAATGATGCAGGAGGAGCAGCCTCTTCAG GTCGCAAGATgcacaaaaattataaatccaaactcTGAAGATGCCAAATATGTTATCAACGTCAAGCAGATTGCAAAG TTTGTTGTTGGGCTAGGAGACAAGGTTTCCCCCACCGACATAGAGGAAGGAATGCGTGTTGG TGTTGATAGAAACAAATATCAGATTCAGATTCCATTACCTCCAAAAATTGATCCAAGTGTTACCATGATGACAGTTGAAGAGAAACCAGATGTGACATATAATGATGTTGGTGGTTGTAAGGAGCAGATTGAAAAAATGCGTGAA GTTGTTGAACTTCCCATGCTTCATCCGGAGAAATTTGTCAAGCTTGGAATTGATCCTCCTAAGGGTGTGCTTTGTTATGGTCCACCAGGAACTGGCAAAACACTTCTAGCCAGGGCAGTTGCTAATAGGACTGATGCTTGTTTTATAAGAGTCATTGGAAGTGAACTAGTTCAGAAATATGTTGGTGAGGGGGCTCGGATGGTTCGTGAGCTATTTCAG ATGGCCCGTTCAAAGAAGGCGTGCATTGTGTTTTTTGATGAAGTTGATGCAATTGGAGGTGCACGATTTGATGATGGTGTTGGTGGTGATAATGAGGTTCAGCGCACTATGCTTGAAATTGTGAATCAGCTTGATGGGTTTGATGCTCGAGGAAACATCAAAGTTCTGATGGCAACAAACAG GCCTGACACTCTGGATCCAGCACTATTACGGCCCGGACGATTGGATCGTAAAGTTGAATTTGGCCTTCCTGATTTAGAGAGTAGAACACAAATATTCAAGATACACACAAGAACCATGAACTGTGAAAGGGATATCCGTTTTGAACTTCTAGCTCGTCTTTGCCCAAACTCCACTG GAGCTGATATAAGGAGTGTATGCACTGAAGCTGGTATGTATGCTATCCGTGCCCGAAGGAAGACTGTAACAGAGAAAGACTTCCTTGATGCAGTGAATAAAGTCATCAAAGGGTACCAGAAATTCAGTGCAACTCCGAAGTATATGGTCTACAACTGA